A genomic region of Sciurus carolinensis chromosome 7, mSciCar1.2, whole genome shotgun sequence contains the following coding sequences:
- the LOC124988225 gene encoding histone H4 produces MSGRGKGGKGLGKGGAKRHRKVLRDNIQGITKPAIRRLARRGGVKRISGLIYEETRGVLKVFLENVIRDAVTYTEHAKRKTVTAMDVVYALKRQGRTLYGFGG; encoded by the coding sequence ATGTCAGGTCGCGGAAAAGGAGGCAAAGGCCTGGGCAAGGGTGGCGCCAAGCGCCACCGCAAGGTGCTGCGCGACAACATCCAGGGCATCACCAAGCCCGCCATCCGCCGCCTGGCCCGCCGCGGCGGCGTCAAGCGCATCTCCGGCCTCATCTACGAGGAGACGCGCGGGGTGCTCAAGGTCTTCCTGGAGAACGTCATCCGCGACGCGGTCACCTACACGGAGCACGCCAAGCGCAAGACGGTCACGGCCATGGACGTGGTCTACGCGCTCAAGCGCCAGGGCCGCACGCTCTACGGCTTCGGCGGCTGA